AATCTGTAGAAGATCAAAACAACTGGTTTATGGCTTGTGATAATCCATTGTTAGAAAAATATATGGATCCTAAAATCATCAAATCAGAAAAACAGGGAATTACACATTACGAAGGATTTGGTAAAGTTAATGGAACCGGTAGGGTTTTGGTAACAAATGTGTTAGATGATTATATTAAATACCTAAAAGATAAAGAACAGTTTTTAGAAATTCCTTTTGTACATAATGATTTAGAAATTTCTGATGAGTTTGTTACCTATAAGCAGATAAAAGCTACTAAGGTTATTTTTGCAGAAGGTTACGGTTTAAAAGAAAATCCTTTTTTTAATTACTTACCATTAACAGGAACCAAAGGAGAAATGTTATTTATTAAAGCTCCAGATTTACAATTAACAGAGCAAATAAAATCTAGTTTGTTTGTGTTGCCTGTAGGCGAGGATATATATTGGATTGGTGCTACTTTTAATTGGACAGACAAAACATTGAATCCTACAGATAACGGAAGAAAAGAATTGTTAGAAAAATTAGATACGATGATTGATGTTTCCTACGAGGTTGTAGATCAGTTTGGAGGGATAAGACCTACGGTAAAAGACAGAAGACCTTTGGTGGGAAAACATCCTAAACATAAAAATTTAATTGTTTTTAATGGTATGGGAACTCGTGGTGTGATGATTGCACCAACTGTAGCAAAACAGCTTTATCATTATTTAGAAAATAACGAACCTTTGTCTAAAGAAATAGATATTACTAGATTTGAATAAAATAAATTAGTTGTTAAAAAGAAAAACCATTAAAAATTTAATATTATGAGTTTAAAGAGAAGTAAAAATTTACTAAATATTGGAAAAGTAATTTGTGCATTATTTGTTTTGATTTCAGTAGCCTGTTCTACTAAAAAAGAGGAAGCTCCAGTTGTAAAAAAAGAAGTGGTAGCCCCTGTTAAAAAAGAGGTTGTTAAACCTGAAGTTGTAAAGCCAGTAAATGTAATTACTTACGGAGTGCAAATAGGAGCATATAGAAAGTTTGATGTGCAGTTTGATTCAGACATCAAAAACATTAAACACAATGGTTTGAGTAATTATGTTTTAGGAAATTTTAAAACCATTAAAGAGGCTGAAAATTTACTTAAAATTGTAACGGACTTAAAAATTATGGACGCTTTTATCGTAAAAATGAAAGATGGTGAAATAATAGAATAGTAATTATTTTACTCTTTTGTTCGGGTCTTTTTGGTATTTAATAAATAGATGAATCCAAATTACCCTAGAAATTCTTAAACTCCATGGGGCTAATATAAATAGCCCTATGGCTATAGTTACAATGCTTTGTCTCATGCTCAATCCAACAAATACAGAGCTTATAATATATAAGGCAATAGCTAACCCTACACTTAATCCATAACCTACATACATCGCTCCATAAAAGAACGACGGTTCTCTCATGTATTTTAAATTGCATTTAGGACAATTGGTTTTGGTAGCAGTAGTTTTAAGCACGTTTAAAGAAAGTTTGTTCTCAAAAAAATCACCTTCATGGCATTGTGGACATTTAGAATTAATGATGCTGTAGAGTTTGCTTTCTTTTGTAAACATGGTCTGTATAATTATGGTACTTTTGCATTGTCTAAAAAGACAAAATAACAAAGTAAGAGGTTCTGTAATAGAACAAATATAGTGCCTATTTTTTTGATAAAAGCAACAAAAGTTACATATGGTTAACGTACATAATTTAACAGTTACATTTAATGGTGAAGATCTTTTTTCTGGAATTACTTTTAAGTTAGAAAAAGGAGATAGAGTCGGTTTGGTAGGGAAAAATGGAGCAGGAAAATCTACCTTATTAAAAGTGTTGTCTAAAGATTTACCAAGCGATGGAGGTACCATGGCTTTTGATAAAGATATCCAAATTGGATTTTTACGTCAGGATATAGATTTCATTCCAGGGAGAACTATTTTAGAAGAAGCATATCAAGCTTTTGAAGAAATTAAAAAAATAGAAGTTGAGTTAGAGCAAATCAACAATGAGTTGGCAGAACGTACCGATTATGAAAGTGACTACTATGTAGACTTAATGCATAATTTGGAAGAAAAAACAACTCGTTATGAAATGCTTGGAGGATATAATTACCAAGGCGAAACAGAAAAAATTCTTCAAGGATTAGGATTTCAACGTGCAGATTTTAACAAGTTAACCGATACTTTTTCTGGAGGTTGGAGAATGCGTATAGAATTGGCAAAATTGCTATTACAACAAAATGATATTTTACTGTTAGATGAGCCTACCAACCACTTAGATATTGAATCTATTATATGGTTAGAAAACTTTTTAAGAAACTATGCTGGTGCAGTTGTTTTGGTTTCTCACGATAAAATGTTTTTAGACAATGTAACCAATAGAACTATAGAAATTTCTTTGGGTCAGATTTACGATTATAAAAAATCTTATTCTCAATTTATGTTGTTGAGAGATGAGATTCGTGAAAAACAATTACAAGCTCAAAAAAATCAAGAAAAAGAAATAAAAGCCAAAGAGGAATTAATAGAAAGATTCCGATACAAAGCTACCAAAGCATCTTTAGC
Above is a genomic segment from Wenyingzhuangia fucanilytica containing:
- a CDS encoding DUF983 domain-containing protein codes for the protein MFTKESKLYSIINSKCPQCHEGDFFENKLSLNVLKTTATKTNCPKCNLKYMREPSFFYGAMYVGYGLSVGLAIALYIISSVFVGLSMRQSIVTIAIGLFILAPWSLRISRVIWIHLFIKYQKDPNKRVK
- a CDS encoding NAD(P)/FAD-dependent oxidoreductase; the protein is MQVEYIIVGFGLAGMAISKELEDHGHSFVVLDNASQVSSRVAAGVFNPVILKRFTPVWNADEQLDNLFPFYKDISQRLGGEYLTFFDTLKVFKSVEDQNNWFMACDNPLLEKYMDPKIIKSEKQGITHYEGFGKVNGTGRVLVTNVLDDYIKYLKDKEQFLEIPFVHNDLEISDEFVTYKQIKATKVIFAEGYGLKENPFFNYLPLTGTKGEMLFIKAPDLQLTEQIKSSLFVLPVGEDIYWIGATFNWTDKTLNPTDNGRKELLEKLDTMIDVSYEVVDQFGGIRPTVKDRRPLVGKHPKHKNLIVFNGMGTRGVMIAPTVAKQLYHYLENNEPLSKEIDITRFE
- a CDS encoding SPOR domain-containing protein, with the protein product MSLKRSKNLLNIGKVICALFVLISVACSTKKEEAPVVKKEVVAPVKKEVVKPEVVKPVNVITYGVQIGAYRKFDVQFDSDIKNIKHNGLSNYVLGNFKTIKEAENLLKIVTDLKIMDAFIVKMKDGEIIE